One region of Brassica napus cultivar Da-Ae chromosome A10, Da-Ae, whole genome shotgun sequence genomic DNA includes:
- the LOC106430567 gene encoding protein RKD4, giving the protein MDPNSLQPLDSMKIENQYEPDSLFDMLEKLPPLESLLDTEYLRPDPGLHFEYQYNSFEDFFENIEVNNTISSDILMLTQEPYFSSDSSSPLVVQNNHCPSTNERREKKAPKKRNTRAKRQDKLELSEIRKYFDRPIMKAAKELNVGLTVLKKRCRELEIYRWPHRKLKSLNSLISNLKGVGMDEEVKNLEEHRVLIEQEPDAELTDGTKKLRQACFKAKYKRKKSLANDGYY; this is encoded by the exons ATGGATCCTAACTCTCTTCAACCACTCGATTCTatgaaaatcgaaaaccaaTATGAACCAGATTCGTTGTTCGACATGCTAGAAAA GTTGCCTCCGCTAGAGTCTCTGCTAGATACCGAGTATCTAAGACCAGATCCAGGGTTGCATTTTGAGTATCAGTACAATAGCTTTGAAGATTTCTTCGAGAACATTGAAGTGAATAACACAATATCATCTGATATTCTCATGTTAACTCAAGAACCTTACTTCTCAAGTGACTCCTCTTCACCATTGGTTGTCCAAAACAACCACTGTCCAAGTACCAACGAGAGACGTGAAAAGAAAGCCCCAAAGAAGAGGAACACTAGGGCAAAGAGACAGGACAAGTTGGAGTTGTCCGAGATCAGAAAGTACTTTGATAGACCAATAATGAAAGCGGCAAAAGAACTTAACGTTGGTCTTACGGTATTGAAGAAGCGTTGCAGAGAACTTGAAATTTACCGGTGGCCTCACCGGAAGCTCAAGAGTCTCAACTCTCTCATTAGTAATCTCAAG GGTGTTGGCATGGATGAAGAAGTGAAGAATTTGGAGGAACATAGGGTTCTTATAGAGCAAGAACCTGATGCTGAGCTTACTGATGGGACAAAGAAGCTGAGGCAAGCTTGTTTCAAAGCCAAGTACAAGAGAAAGAAATCACTTGCCAATGATGGTTACTATTGA